In Spinacia oleracea cultivar Varoflay chromosome 5, BTI_SOV_V1, whole genome shotgun sequence, a single window of DNA contains:
- the LOC110775725 gene encoding protein WHAT'S THIS FACTOR 1 homolog, chloroplastic-like, with protein sequence MAWKHLFTAIAKHSLKPYSLSKTKPPIFSLLQTSPFSTSFLITKTPKKFKKKRQKPSPRNTSVQHPSSFNTHFENLVNRDNSLRFLTRSKLFLAKQPEHILRLDDAGKLYRELGFPRGRKVNKFVAKHPLIFEIYRHDNNKMWLGFTEFMENLLQEEVKIMESMELERVKVVKKLLMMSKDKRMALSKIYHCRSLFGVPENFRDWVLKFSDDFRVVNGEDGSRILELVRWDPALAISALEKEFMVDEEKVKRAFKFPVKHGKELDLEEDDVRRLNLLNTLPLVSPYSDGWKHELSSLEGEKYRVGIIHEFLSLTLEKKGSIHHIVEFKEEFSLTKHTYQMLKKQSRAFYLAGTEMNWVVFLNDGYDEDGNLIQKDPQVDFNERLYKFAQMQHPDELCCDSMNE encoded by the coding sequence ATGGCTTGGAAACACCTCTTCACCGCCATAGCCAAACACTCCCTTAAACCCTACTCTCTCTCCAAAACCAAAccccccattttctctctcctccaaacttCCCCATTTTCAACCTCTTTTCTAATcacaaaaacccccaaaaaattcaagaaaaaacgCCAGAAACCCAGCCCTCGCAACACCTCCGTTCAACACCCTTCTTCCTTCAACACCCACTTCGAAAATCTCGTCAATCGTGATAATTCCCTCCGATTTCTCACCCGATCCAAACTATTTCTCGCGAAACAACCCGAGCATATCCTCCGTTTAGATGACGCCGGAAAACTCTACCGCGAACTGGGTTTCCCCCGTGGTAGAAAGGTCAACAAATTCGTCGCCAAACACCCCCTCATCTTCGAAATTTACCGCCACGATAACAACAAAATGTGGTTGGGTTTTACCGAATTCATGGAGAATTTACTCCAGGAGGAGGTAAAAATCATGGAATCCATGGAATTAGAGAGGGTGAAAGTCGTGAAGAAGCTGTTAATGATGTCAAAGGATAAAAGAATGGCGTTGAGTAAGATTTACCATTGCAGGTCATTGTTTGGTGTTCCTGAGAATTTCAGAGATTGGGTGTTGAAATTTTCCGATGATTTTCGTGTTGTAAATGGGGAAGACGGTAGTAGAATACTCGAGCTGGTGAGGTGGGACCCAGCATTGGCAATTAGCGCATTAGAGAAGGAGTTCATGGTTGATGAAGAGAAGGTAAAGAGAGCATTTAAATTTCCTGTAAAACATGGGAAGGAATTGGATTTGGAGGAAGATGATGTGAGGAGGTTGAATTTGTTGAATACATTGCCATTAGTTTCGCCATATTCAGATGGGTGGAAGCATGAACTTTCGAGTTTGGAGGGGGAGAAGTACAGGGTTGGGATTATTCATGAGTTTTTGAGCTTGACATTGGAGAAGAAAGGTTCTATACATCATATAGTTGAGTTTAAGGAGGAGTTTAGTCTTACTAAACATACTTATCAGATGCTTAAGAAACAGAGTAGGGCGTTTTATTTGGCTGGTACTGAGATGAATTGGGTTGTTTTTCTGAATGATGGGTATGATGAAGATGGGAATTTGATTCAGAAAGATCCTCAGGTTGATTTTAATGAGAGATTGTATAAGTTTGCTCAAATGCAGCATCCTGATGAATTGTGTTGCGACAGTATGAATGAATGA